The following is a genomic window from Variovorax paradoxus.
GCGCGGTTGGGTGCCGCGGCAGCCGAAAAGTCGGTACGGCTCTACGTTTCGCCCGGCTCAACGCATTCCGGCAACTCGCGCGGAGTTGCCCGTGGGTCTGCAGTGCCGACGATGGTGGACCTGCTCGACCCGTTGGACCGATGGGTGAGCGCCGGCGATGCACCTGCGAATGCCCTGGTGCAGGTTGTGAAGGCCCCGCTTCCGGCGTTCGGGCTGCAAGCCTCGCGTCCCATGTGCCGCCATCCCGGCTACCCACGCTACGTCGGCGGTGACCGCACGCAGGCGTCGAACTATCAGTGCCGGGCTCCTTGAAGCAGGCTTATCGAGGAGACGCCGTCTACGTTGCGCCGGCGCGCACCGGAAGCTTCCAGTCAGGCCTAACGAAGTGGCAGGTGTACCCATTGGGAATGCGCTCCAGGTAGTCCTGGTGCTCCGGCTCCGCCTCCCAGAAAGGCCCCGCCGCCGCAACCTCGGTCACCACCTTGCCGGGCCAGATGCCCGATGCATTCACATCGGCAATCGTGTCTTCGGCAATGCGCTTCTGCTCTTCGCTGGTGAAGAAAATGGCCGACCGGTAGCTAAGGCCCATGTCGTTGCCCTGGCGGTTGAGCGTGGTCGGGTCATGAATCTGAAAGAAGAACTCGAGCAGCTTGCGGTAGCTGATCTTGGCGGGATCGAAAACGATCTCGATCGCTTCCGCATGCGTGCCGTGGTTGCGGTAGGTGGCGTTCGGAACGTCGCCGCCCGTGTAGCCCACGCGCGTGGAAACAACGCCGTCGTAGCGGCGGATCAGGTCTTGCATGCCCCAGAAGCAGCCGCCTGCGAGGATTGCGCGTTCGTTGTTCACTTGATGTCCTCCACCTGGTTCAGGTAGTCGCCATAGCCCTGCGCGGCCATGTCGTCGCGATGGATGAAGCGCAGCGATGCCGAGTTGATGCAGTAGCGCAGGCCGCCCCGGTCCCTGGGGCCGTCCGGAAAAACATGGCCCAGGTGGCTGTCGCCGTGCGCCGAGCGCACTTCGATGCGCACCATTCCGTGCGTGGTGTCGCGCAGCTCGTTGATGTGCGCCGGCTCGATGGGCTTGGTGAAGCTTGGCCATCCGCAGCCGGAGTCGTACTTGTCGGACGATGCGAACAAGGGTTCGCCCGAAACGATGTCGACGTAGATACCGGGCTCCTTGTTTTCCAGGTATTCGCCGGTTCCGGGTCGTTCGGTTGCACTTTCCTGCGTCACGCGGAACTGTTCCGGTGACAGTGCGGCAACGGCTTCGGGCGTCTTGCGGTAGTCGGGCATTCGGTTTTCTCCAAAGAAGGCCACTATAGGGGGCGGGACAAGTATGGGCGGGAGCCAATGATCTTGGGATCTTCTCGCAATTGACAAGCCCTGCAAGCGAGTGTGTCCTTCGGCGGATCGACCGGTTGCTCTGCCCAGGAAAGCCCAGCCGGCCGAGATCGCGCTGGGTTGATCGATATCAAGTGCCGCCGTGTGCGGCCCGGGATACTGGCCTTCGGACCACTGCCAGCGAGGACACCATGTACCAGCGAATTCTTGTTCCTGTCGATGGAAGCTCTACATCCAGCCATGGCTTGGGCGAAGCGATTCGCCTTGCCAGGCTCACGCAAGGGCGGCTGCGGCTCATCCACGTGATCGACGAGCTCTCGTTCGCCTTGGCCATGGACGCCTATTCGGGGCAAACAGGCG
Proteins encoded in this region:
- the msrA gene encoding peptide-methionine (S)-S-oxide reductase MsrA, whose protein sequence is MNNERAILAGGCFWGMQDLIRRYDGVVSTRVGYTGGDVPNATYRNHGTHAEAIEIVFDPAKISYRKLLEFFFQIHDPTTLNRQGNDMGLSYRSAIFFTSEEQKRIAEDTIADVNASGIWPGKVVTEVAAAGPFWEAEPEHQDYLERIPNGYTCHFVRPDWKLPVRAGAT
- the msrB gene encoding peptide-methionine (R)-S-oxide reductase MsrB, producing MPDYRKTPEAVAALSPEQFRVTQESATERPGTGEYLENKEPGIYVDIVSGEPLFASSDKYDSGCGWPSFTKPIEPAHINELRDTTHGMVRIEVRSAHGDSHLGHVFPDGPRDRGGLRYCINSASLRFIHRDDMAAQGYGDYLNQVEDIK